Proteins encoded in a region of the Antedon mediterranea chromosome 2, ecAntMedi1.1, whole genome shotgun sequence genome:
- the LOC140039798 gene encoding mitochondrial carrier homolog 2-like, whose product MSESYLDPWREVYHNLKQPVVNHLLRYPGRYLVTIRKMRIEPIPGKERVNIFGKTVIDYSNIFTYANHIRKEDGIIGLYRGHYGLCRTNIIAGFTQMAVKKMLNVLLPPRMNAASDLKAFSIETCKEIASRTVSTIISYPFLVVNTRCLAQFVGKETLYSGWFPPFRHMYNESGISGFFVGLVPELIHEVCCVLILKGMYYLWSNVLDNQTQRTSIRDLSVVSGFFVLQFLLPFDQTSLIMCVSNSGLEAARKMPVYHKWTDCLRDLWREGFLKNWLRLYWGQIPA is encoded by the exons ATGTCAGAATCATATCTTGATCCATGGAGGGAAGTTTACCATAATTTAAAGCAGCCTGTTGTAAATCATCTTTTACGGTATCCAGGACGTTATTTGGTGACAATTAGAAAG ATGAGAATTGAGCCAATACCAGGAAAAGAGAGGGTCAATATCTTTGGAAAAACTGTAATTGATTACTCAAACATATTTACATATG cTAATCACATTAGAAAGGAAGATGGTATTATTGGCCTTTATCGCGGTCATTATGGTCTTTGTCGGACAAACATTATTGCAGGATTTACACAAATGGCTGTTAAAAAA ATGTTAAATGTGTTACTCCCACCTAGAATGAATGCTGCATCTGATCTTAAGGCATTTTCAATTGAG ACATGCAAGGAAATTGCATCTCGTACTGTTTCAACAATCATCAGCTACCCATTTTTGGTTGTAAATACTAGATGCTTGGCACAATTTGTAGGAAAGGAGACACTCTACAG tGGATGGTTTCCTCCTTTTAGACACATGTATAATGAATCTGGAATTAGTGGTTTTTTTGT tGGTCTGGTTCCAGAACTAATACATGAAGTGTGTTGTGTGTTAATATTAAAAGGAATGTATTATCTTTGGAGCAATGTACTTGATAACCAG ACTCAAAGAACTTCAATCAGAGACCTGTCAGTG GTTTCTGGGTTTTTTGTGCTCCAATTTCTTTTACCATTTGATCAAACAAGTCTCATCATGTGTGTCAGTAATTCTGG ACTTGAAGCTGCTCGTAAAATGCCAGTGTATCATAAATGGACCGACTGCCTTCGTGATCTATGGAGAGAA GGATTTCTGAAAAACTGGTTAAGGTTATATTGGGGACAGATTCCTGCATAA